The following are encoded together in the Hydractinia symbiolongicarpus strain clone_291-10 chromosome 14, HSymV2.1, whole genome shotgun sequence genome:
- the LOC130625461 gene encoding uncharacterized protein LOC130625461, with protein MIEFIALLLVGLVADVDTRPSCYTCHDLRRSGHSTSGIYNVYLPSGMKRVFCEMGINGGGYTFISNSLLPRLSNADIRCLFRRSSDVLLRISKPDGTQPYTIITQYRATGGLRVYLNGHTGTSAPVNRHIGPYIYLDTLPNSVNRVNHVEGIKVNGKAVTFRKCAKTDDNSYFAFFYNSFEKTPSSYLKNNLVYERQGVSVNWRKNAIRPPSGRRLPLNYFFFTEMHYGGCGTYTSSDRWLRARYPALGTAIGLR; from the exons ATGATAGAATTTATAGCTCTGCTTTTGGTCGGGCTGGTAGCAGATGTG GACACCAGACCAAGCTGCTACACATGTCATGATTTACGACGTTCTGGGCATAGCACCAGCGGTATATACAATGTTTACCTGCCGTCAGGAATGAAAAGAGTATTTTGTGAAATGGGTATCAATGGTGGTGGATACACCTTTATTTCAAATTCTCTACTGCCGAGATTATCCAACGCAGACATCAGATGTTTATTCAGGAGAAGTAGCGATGTACTTTTGCGAATTTCAAAGCCAGACGGTACACAACCCTACACCATCATTACCCAATATAGAGCGACCGGCGGATTACGCGTTTATCTAAATGGGCACACCGGAACTAGTGCCCCAGTCAATAGGCACATAGGTCCTTATATTTACCTGGATACTCTTCCGAATTCTGTCAACCGTGTAAATCATGTAGAAGGCATCAAAGTGAATGGGAAAGCCGTAACATTTCGTAAGTGTGCCAAAACTGATGACAACAGCTATTTCGCATTTTTCTACAACTCGTTTGAGAAAACTCCTTCCTCTTATCTCAAAAATAATTTGGTTTATGAGCGCCAAGGGGTTTCAGTTAATTGGAGAAAAAACGCCATCCGTCCTCCTTCAGGGCGTCGTCTgcccttaaattattttttcttcactgaaATGCACTACGGTGGTTGTGGAACCTACACATCCAGTGATCGATGGTTACGTGCAAGATATCCAGCACTCGGTACTGCAATTGGATTAAGATAA
- the LOC130625432 gene encoding uncharacterized protein LOC130625432 — translation MAEETFNDETSPLEWSNYLPDAHHNLCVKTNRTVSFKEQIPPKATEHDLTMEFLTKEQKKNKIRNIAINDFEKVDKYVVYKIEVHIQECSWVVSRRYREFHRLHEELVQLCGLAWELLPPKKIVGNLNPSHIEKRKKLLEKYLKTVLHTLVDIPIPLVEFLEIDQFDVNTVCNQLAGDLFEIGDELLAKKLTFKITPLQIHCINRRLLLPLPTCEGSNPKADIGHLYSFIQQVPKILVYPGDENHMFIGQNNLNYDLSIFKSLQYLEVQKCDIELMEGIESIQKNMIELRAHKCLQLLKDFLIGSDSWTQGVLMTVSSGKEAHSDVVSQFQTWDKIQKASFSHNDIHSVDYSITLLTNITTLDLSHNLLTEVQYLEELIFLTDLNLSYNEIRHLAEFPYRVPSVSKLNLAGNGIQNIAGLEKMYALEHLDLSNNSLYEVPDVLILGNLPLLTALHVKGNPLTDVHNHRVRIFAQFGGRAKEVTLDGYAANKRETSKITDMLTSQDNFDVISDDLVAPSSPVINEPASPYKFSSPVVNDTSSSQKLSSSVTSATRSPRTKKKDRIVQIKPPSVSAANTESLSKLEHEEENFREQIEKLRDHAGDSWLTFYNEMVDEKTGNADSSDKLEDEQCKTPEVESVTNCKELEESKPKKCSDQLDKNVLEETDAPSTEKPPYIRFLSIDEIDLELSDELRAGVKTVIRDGSDLNNETFLIQEKNNEGEVQERMVAVDVEKKALMEIDFNTGATLSNYQLESIRGLTVDEEQQNYILQFEAKRLTTSTENESYVLVKLRTNSVKDAAGLYVLLKSYNGKKQTRSRSHIFTSMSGLIENPFNTPNEILIAFFQDFIRKTALLKRNSQSRDAQRDTTSNYENIDVGVSLLKHVVADSSSQDVVSMLWVGCLPYLFPDEEIPVCVVMTTLNVFLFRVFFPEKGKGLETMEELQEAMHCFYSFPLKQIREIVVGLFDQGLRVEVAEEGPRGTFVFLTRDASKTAQFLDALSSVLGFRNEKDLVQTKTRLSNSDELPCVDLPTVVYPDENKINALKIQLQEQELSPLDNRENLISYGIVYEYRDDVNYECYDESSMPFLRSLILTNVRLILCEEDYVHWPLPSYVRSAPFTPQWLVDDVEAVDAIIGVDLWENKDGKKCMTGCYGVSITFESKETTSDASKADGDSVWNLLFQSINEREQFVRSIACLWKNNFDRDLKITYSKSGLASKGIAAASVKGHVKKNSGNISIPSTQTLDSPDMFVNLDRSRLNELFRNKISQDEDANVTGVQFVTCVGCKPYKYPDVEFNVALILGRFNIYIVCSSQNRKYILANNRFEDEGGTSSLYTTVVKISTLQQVVVGLFDQCFRLEAGTPEHTFVFVTRNFDRTNEFVQRLSQFILALPKEMNVVDSNGTTNRRRTAAEIFQLYKRDEESDQNYYPKSEFIHPNSNIKFVYPSDETLEKLRYKILDHIRIMELFQADEDFSVLLYALIFQHVNEQTVPYTVVVSEKFLCMINEDRVNYPLPSFVNELPETTQYEVVGVELLSALLRIEFDEFHSGAFSLVFNKEAVDPTSYEARFHTSSVEDDVCLVTDVNTTKDQYKEEHLETWVLEAYSYVEREKIFNVLSKMWANFYAGMTLPVLRKKTKL, via the exons ATGGCAGAGGAAACATTCAATGATGAAACATCACCGCTAGAATGGAGTAATTATCTGCCAGATGCGCATcataatttatgtgtaaaaacAAATAGGACTGTATCCTTTAAAGAACAAATACCACCCAAAGCAACTGAACATGACTTAACAATGGAATTCCTAACAAAAGAACAAAAGAAGAACAAGATTCGAAACATTGCTATTAACGATTTCGAAAAAGTTGACAAATATGTT GTGTATAAAATTGAAGTCCACATTCAAGAATGTAGCTGGGTGGTTTCTCGACGATATCGAGAATTTCATAGACTCCATGAAGAG ctTGTTCAACTTTGCGGCCTAGCATGGGAGCTACTACCACCAAAGAAAATCGTTGGTAACTTAAATCCATCCCATATTGAGAAACGGAAAAAGTTGttggaaaaatatttgaaaacagTGTTGCATACTTTGGTTGATATTCCAATACCACTGGTTGAATTCTTAGAAATAGATCAATTT GATGTTAACACCGTATGCAACCAGTTGGCTGGCGACCTCTTTGAAATTG GTGATGAGTTGCTGGCTAAGAAATTGACGTTCAAAATTACTCCACTACAAATACATTGTATCAACCGGAGACTACTGCTGCCATTACCAACATGTG aGGGAAGTAATCCAAAAGCTGACATTGGCCATCTTTATTCTTTCATACAACAAGTACCAAAAATTCTT GTTTATCCAGGCGATGAAAATCATATGTTTATTGGACAGAACAATCTAAATTATGATTTATCCATCTTTAAATCACTGCAATACCTGGAG GTACAGAAATGTGATATTGAGTTGATGGAGGGAATCGAATCCATTCAGAAGAACATGATCGAACTTCGCGCCCACAAATGCTTGCAGCTTTTAAAA GACTTTTTGATTGGTAGTGACAGTTGGACACAAGGTGTGTTGATGACAGTGAGTTCTGGTAAAGAAGCACACAGTGATGTAGTCAGTCAATTCCAAACATGGGATAAGATACAAAAAGCTTCATTCAGTCACAACGATATTCATTCTGTTGATTATTCCATT actcTTCTTACGAACATCACAACACTTGACCTTAGTCATAATCTGTTGACAGAAGTACAATACTTAGAG GAGCTGATCTTTTTAACAGATTTAAACCTTTCGTACAACGAGATTAGACATCTGGCAGAGTTTCCCTATCGTGTTCCAAGTGTTAGCAAGTTGAACTTAGCTGGAAATGGAATACAGAACATAGCTG GTTTAGAGAAGATGTACGCACTTGAACATTTAGATTTATCGAATAATTCCTTGTATGAG GTCCCGGATGTGTTGATCCTGGGTAATCTACCATTACTGACAGCACTGCATGTAAAGGGAAATCCCCTAACAGACGTTCATAATCATAGGGTGCGAATTTTTGCTCAATTTGGTGGTAGAGCCAAGGAA GTGACTTTGGACGGGTATGCAGCAAACAAACGAGAAACG AGCAAGATCACAGACATGTTAACTTCGCAAGACAACTTCGATGTAATTAGCGATGACCTCGTTGCTCCATCTTCTCCAGTGATCAACGAGCCAGCAAGTCCTTACAAGTTTTCCTCTCCTGTGGTTAATGATACATCGAGTTCACAAAAGCTGTCGTCGTCCGTAACGTCAGCCACACGTTCGCCAAGAACGAAGAAG aaggaCCGAATAGTTCAAATAAAACCTCCATCTGTTTCTGCTGCAAACA cgGAAAGTTTAAGCAAACTGGAACACGAAGAGGAAAACTTTCGCGAACAAATCGAAAAGCTCAGAGATCATGCTGGTGATTCGTGGTTGACGTTTTATAATGAAATGGTTGATGAAAAA ACTGGTAATGCGGATTCTAGTGACAAGCTGGAAGACGAACAATGTAAAACACCAGAGGTGGAGAGTGTAACAAATTGTAAGGAGTTAGAAGAAAGTAAACCCAAAAAATGCAGCGATCAACTAGATAAGAATGTTTTAGAAGAAACTGATGCTCCCAGCACAGAAAAA CCTCCGTACATACGTTTTCTCTCAATTGACGAGATCGATTTGGAGTTATCGGACGAACTGAGAGCTGGTGTAAAAACAGTGATTCGAGATGGGAGCGATTT AAACAACGAAACTTTTTTgattcaagaaaaaaacaacgaGGGAGAAGTGCAGGAACGTATGGTAGCAGTTGATGTGGAGAAAAAAGCACTGATGGAGATCGATTTCAACACAGGAGCAACACTTTCAAATTACCAACTAG AGTCAATTCGTGGCCTTACAGTCGATGAAGAgcaacaaaattatattttgcaaTTTGAAGCAAAGCGTTTGACCACGTCCACAGAGAACGAAAGCTATGTGTTGGTGAAGCTACGTACAAACTCTGTGAAAGATGCAGCAGGGTTGTATGTACTGTTGAAAAGTTATAACGGGAAAAAACAAACGCG GAGCCGTTCGCACATCTTCACAAGCATGTCTGGGTTAATCGAGAATCCTTTTAACACACCTAACGAAATCTTAATCGCTTTCTTTCAAGACTTTATCCGCAAAACCGCGTTGTTAAAAAGAAATAGCCAATCTAGAGATGCTCAACGAGACACGACCAGTAACTATGAGAACATTGATGTGGGTGTATCTTTGTTAAAACATGTTGTTGCTGATTCATCGAGTCAAGATGTGGTCTCGATGTTGTGGGTGGGTTGTTTACCGTATCTGTTTCCCGATGAGGAGATTCCTGTATGTGTTGTCATGACGACGttgaatgtttttctttttcgtgtGTTTTTTCCTGAGAAAGGAAAGGGTTTGGAAACCATGGAGGAACTTCAAGAGGCAATGCATTGTTTTTACAGCTTTCCATTAAAGCAAATACGAGAGATTGTTGTGGGTTTGTTTGACCAAGGATTACGAGTAGAAGTTGCTGAGGAGGGACCACGCGGTACGTTTGTGTTTTTAACTCGCGATGCGAGTAAAACTGCGCAGTTTCTCGACGCTCTATCGTCAGTGCTGGGGTTTAGAAATGAGAAAGACCTTGTACAAACCAAGACAAGACTGAGTAATTCCGACGAACTTCCTTGTGTTGATTTACCAACTGTTGTGTATCCCGACGAGAATAAAATCAATGCTCTAAAGATTCAATTACAAGAACAAGAGTTATCGCCTTTAGACAATCGCGAGAATTTAATCTCCTACGGTATCGTGTACGAATATCGCGACGATGTCAATTATGAATGCTATGACGAATCTTCGATGCCGTTCTTACGCAGTTTAATTCTCACCAACGTACGACTTATTCTATGCGAAGAGGACTATGTGCACTGGCCCTTACCATCGTATGTTCGTTCGGCTCCGTTTACACCACAGTGGCTTGTAGACGATGTTGAAGCCGTGGATGCCATCATCGGTGTGGATTTATGGGAGAACAAAGATGGTAAGAAATGCATGACTGGTTGTTACGGCGTCTCCATAACGTTTGAAAGCAAAGAAACGACAAGTGACGCGTCTAAAGCTGATGGCGACAGCGTGTGGAATTTGTTGTTTCAGTCGATTAACGAACGTGAGCAGTTCGTACGGTCAATTGCATGCTTATGGAAAAACAATTTCGATCGGGATTTAAAAATCACATATTCAAAATCAGGATTGGCGTCGAAAGGCATTGCAGCGGCGTCAGTAAAAGGCCATGTGAAGAAGAACTCCGGAAATATCAGCATTCCGTCAACACAGACTTTAGACTCGCCGGATATGTTTGTTAATTTAGACCGGTCGCGCTTAAACGAACTCTTCCGCAACAAGATTTCGCAAGACGAAGATGCTAACGTTACCGGAGTACAGTTTGTGACGTGTGTCGGATGTAAACCGTATAAATATCCCGACGTTGAATTTAATGTCGCATTGATTTTGGGAAGATTTAACATATATATCGTTTGTTCTTCTCAGAaccgaaaatatattttagccaATAATCGATTTGAAGATGAAGGGGGCACCAGCTCTCTATATACAACTGTCGTCAAAATATCGACATTACAACAAGTTGTCGTCGGCTTATTTGATCAATGTTTTCGACTGGAAGCTGGCACACCGGAGCacacttttgtttttgttactcGTAACTTTGATCGTACTAATGAATTCGTACAAAGATTAAGCCAGTTCATTTTAGCTTTGCCAAAGGAAATGAATGTCGTTGACTCTAACGGCACCACTAACCGACGCCGTACGGCTGCCGAAATATTTCAGCTTTACAAACGGGACGAAGAATCGGATCAAAATTACTACCCGAAATCTGAATTTATTCATCCGAATAgtaacataaaatttgtttatccCAGCGACGAGACACTGGAGAAGTTACGATATAAAATTCTTGATCACATCCGAATCATGGAGCTGTTTCAAGCAGATGAAGATTTTAGCGTGCTTTTGTATGCCTTGATATTTCAACATGTGAACGAACAGACTGTCCCATACACAGTTGTAGTAAGCGAGAAATTTTTATGCATGATCAACGAAGACCGTGTGAACTATCCGTTACCGTCATTTGTAAATGAACTGCCTGAAACAACGCAATATGAAGTTGTCGGTGTGGAGCTATTATCCGCTTTGCTCAGAATCGAGTTTGACGAGTTTCATTCAGGCGCATTTTCATTGGTGTTTAACAAAGAAGCTGTCGATCCAACCTCCTACGAAGCGCGTTTTCATACGTCGAGTGTGGAAGATGATGTTTGCCTAGTAACCGATGTAAACACGACAAAAGACCAATACAAGGAAGAGCACTTAGAGACATGGGTTTTAGAAGCGTACTCCTACGTTGAGCGAGagaaaatttttaatgttttatcgAAAATGTGGGCGAATTTTTACGCTGGCATGACGCTTCCCGTTTtgaggaaaaaaacaaaattataa